The Bubalus kerabau isolate K-KA32 ecotype Philippines breed swamp buffalo chromosome X, PCC_UOA_SB_1v2, whole genome shotgun sequence genome has a segment encoding these proteins:
- the RBBP7 gene encoding histone-binding protein RBBP7 isoform X1: MASKEMFEDTVEERVINEEYKIWKKNTPFLYDLVMTHALQWPSLTVQWLPEVTKPEGKDYALHWLVLGTHTSDEQNHLVVARVHIPNDDAQFDASHCDSEKGEFGGFGSVTGKIECEIKINHEGEVNRARYMPQNPHIIATKTPSSDVLVFDYTKHPAKPDPSGECNPDLRLRGHQKEGYGLSWNSNLSGHLLSASDDHTVCLWDINAGPKEGKIVDAKAIFTGHSAVVEDVAWHLLHESLFGSVADDQKLMIWDTRSNTTSKPSHLVDAHTAEVNCLSFNPYSEFILATGSADKTVALWDLRNLKLKLHTFESHKDEIFQVHWSPHNETILASSGTDRRLNVWDLSKIGEEQSAEDAEDGPPELLFIHGGHTAKISDFSWNPNEPWVICSVSEDNIMQIWQMAENIYNDEESDVTTPELEGQGS; encoded by the exons ATGGCGAGTAAAGAGA TGTTTGAAGATACTGTGGAGGAGCGTGTCATCaatgaagaatataaaatctggAAGAAGAATACACCGTTTCTGTATGACCTGGTTATGACCCATGCTCTTCAGTGGCCGAGTCTTACCGTTCAGTGGCTTCCTGAAGTGACTAA ACCGGAAGGAAAGGATTATGCCCTTCATTGGCTAGTGCTGGGGACTCACACATCTGATGAGCAGAATCATCTCGTGGTTGCTCGAGTCCATATTCCGAATGATGATGCGCAGTTTGATGCTTCCCACTGTGACAGTGAAAAGGGTG AATTTGGTGGCTTTGGTTCTGTAACAGGAAAAATTGaatgtgaaattaaaattaaCCATGAAGGAGAAGTAAACCGTGCTCGTTACATGCCGCAGAATCCTCACATCATTGCTACAAAAACACCATCTTCTGATGTGCTGGTTTTTGACTATACGAAGCACCCTGCTAAACCAG acCCAAGTGGAGAGTGTAATCCTGACCTTAGGCTAAGAGGCCACCAAAAGGAAGGCTATGGCCTTTCTTGGAATTCCAATTTGAGTGGACATCTCCTAAGTGCATCTGATGACCAT aCTGTCTGTCTGTGGGATATTAATGCAGGACCAAAGGAAGGCAAAATTGTGGATGCTAAAGCAATTTTTACCGGCCACTCGGCTGTTGTAGAGGATGTGGCCTGGCACCTGCTGCATGAGTCCTTGTTTGGATCTGTTGCTGATGATCAGAAACTTATGAT ATGGGACACCAGGTCCAATACCACCTCCAAGCCGAGCCACCTGGTTGATGCGCACACTGCCGAGGTCAATTGCCTGTCCTTCAATCCCTACAGCGAGTTCATTCTCGCAACTGGCTCTGCGGATAAG actGTAGCTTTATGGGATCTGCGTAATTTAAAATTGAAACTCCATACCTTTGAATCTCATAAagatgaaattttccag GTCCACTGGTCTCCACATAACGAAACCATTCTGGCTTCAAGTGGTACTGATCGCCGCCTGAATGTGTGGGATTTAAG CAAAATTGGAGAAGAACAATCAGCAGAAGATGCAGAAGATGGGCCTCCAGAACTCCTG TTTATTCATGGAGGACACACTGCCAAGATATCAGATTTTAGTTGGAACCCAAATGAGCCTTGGGTCATTTGCTCAGTGTCTGAGGATAACATCATGCAGATATGGCAAATG gctgaaaatatttacaatgatGAAGAATCAGATGTCACAACACCGGAACTGGAGGGGCAAGGATCTTAA
- the RBBP7 gene encoding histone-binding protein RBBP7 isoform X2, with protein sequence MASKEMFEDTVEERVINEEYKIWKKNTPFLYDLVMTHALQWPSLTVQWLPEVTKPEGKDYALHWLVLGTHTSDEQNHLVVARVHIPNDDAQFDASHCDSEKGGKIECEIKINHEGEVNRARYMPQNPHIIATKTPSSDVLVFDYTKHPAKPDPSGECNPDLRLRGHQKEGYGLSWNSNLSGHLLSASDDHTVCLWDINAGPKEGKIVDAKAIFTGHSAVVEDVAWHLLHESLFGSVADDQKLMIWDTRSNTTSKPSHLVDAHTAEVNCLSFNPYSEFILATGSADKTVALWDLRNLKLKLHTFESHKDEIFQVHWSPHNETILASSGTDRRLNVWDLSKIGEEQSAEDAEDGPPELLFIHGGHTAKISDFSWNPNEPWVICSVSEDNIMQIWQMAENIYNDEESDVTTPELEGQGS encoded by the exons ATGGCGAGTAAAGAGA TGTTTGAAGATACTGTGGAGGAGCGTGTCATCaatgaagaatataaaatctggAAGAAGAATACACCGTTTCTGTATGACCTGGTTATGACCCATGCTCTTCAGTGGCCGAGTCTTACCGTTCAGTGGCTTCCTGAAGTGACTAA ACCGGAAGGAAAGGATTATGCCCTTCATTGGCTAGTGCTGGGGACTCACACATCTGATGAGCAGAATCATCTCGTGGTTGCTCGAGTCCATATTCCGAATGATGATGCGCAGTTTGATGCTTCCCACTGTGACAGTGAAAAGGGTG GAAAAATTGaatgtgaaattaaaattaaCCATGAAGGAGAAGTAAACCGTGCTCGTTACATGCCGCAGAATCCTCACATCATTGCTACAAAAACACCATCTTCTGATGTGCTGGTTTTTGACTATACGAAGCACCCTGCTAAACCAG acCCAAGTGGAGAGTGTAATCCTGACCTTAGGCTAAGAGGCCACCAAAAGGAAGGCTATGGCCTTTCTTGGAATTCCAATTTGAGTGGACATCTCCTAAGTGCATCTGATGACCAT aCTGTCTGTCTGTGGGATATTAATGCAGGACCAAAGGAAGGCAAAATTGTGGATGCTAAAGCAATTTTTACCGGCCACTCGGCTGTTGTAGAGGATGTGGCCTGGCACCTGCTGCATGAGTCCTTGTTTGGATCTGTTGCTGATGATCAGAAACTTATGAT ATGGGACACCAGGTCCAATACCACCTCCAAGCCGAGCCACCTGGTTGATGCGCACACTGCCGAGGTCAATTGCCTGTCCTTCAATCCCTACAGCGAGTTCATTCTCGCAACTGGCTCTGCGGATAAG actGTAGCTTTATGGGATCTGCGTAATTTAAAATTGAAACTCCATACCTTTGAATCTCATAAagatgaaattttccag GTCCACTGGTCTCCACATAACGAAACCATTCTGGCTTCAAGTGGTACTGATCGCCGCCTGAATGTGTGGGATTTAAG CAAAATTGGAGAAGAACAATCAGCAGAAGATGCAGAAGATGGGCCTCCAGAACTCCTG TTTATTCATGGAGGACACACTGCCAAGATATCAGATTTTAGTTGGAACCCAAATGAGCCTTGGGTCATTTGCTCAGTGTCTGAGGATAACATCATGCAGATATGGCAAATG gctgaaaatatttacaatgatGAAGAATCAGATGTCACAACACCGGAACTGGAGGGGCAAGGATCTTAA
- the RBBP7 gene encoding histone-binding protein RBBP7 isoform X3, producing MASKEMFEDTVEERVINEEYKIWKKNTPFLYDLVMTHALQWPSLTVQWLPEVTKPEGKDYALHWLVLGTHTSDEQNHLVVARVHIPNDDAQFDASHCDSEKGEFGGFGSVTGKIECEIKINHEGEVNRARYMPQNPHIIATKTPSSDVLVFDYTKHPAKPDPSGECNPDLRLRGHQKEGYGLSWNSNLSGHLLSASDDHTVCLWDINAGPKEGKIVDAKAIFTGHSAVVEDVAWHLLHESLFGSVADDQKLMIWDTRSNTTSKPSHLVDAHTAEVNCLSFNPYSEFILATGSADKTVALWDLRNLKLKLHTFESHKDEIFQVHWSPHNETILASSGTDRRLNVWDLSKIGEEQSAEDAEDGPPELLQIPRFSPNGDFVESWKFFPPQPWGSVSWERLKDG from the exons ATGGCGAGTAAAGAGA TGTTTGAAGATACTGTGGAGGAGCGTGTCATCaatgaagaatataaaatctggAAGAAGAATACACCGTTTCTGTATGACCTGGTTATGACCCATGCTCTTCAGTGGCCGAGTCTTACCGTTCAGTGGCTTCCTGAAGTGACTAA ACCGGAAGGAAAGGATTATGCCCTTCATTGGCTAGTGCTGGGGACTCACACATCTGATGAGCAGAATCATCTCGTGGTTGCTCGAGTCCATATTCCGAATGATGATGCGCAGTTTGATGCTTCCCACTGTGACAGTGAAAAGGGTG AATTTGGTGGCTTTGGTTCTGTAACAGGAAAAATTGaatgtgaaattaaaattaaCCATGAAGGAGAAGTAAACCGTGCTCGTTACATGCCGCAGAATCCTCACATCATTGCTACAAAAACACCATCTTCTGATGTGCTGGTTTTTGACTATACGAAGCACCCTGCTAAACCAG acCCAAGTGGAGAGTGTAATCCTGACCTTAGGCTAAGAGGCCACCAAAAGGAAGGCTATGGCCTTTCTTGGAATTCCAATTTGAGTGGACATCTCCTAAGTGCATCTGATGACCAT aCTGTCTGTCTGTGGGATATTAATGCAGGACCAAAGGAAGGCAAAATTGTGGATGCTAAAGCAATTTTTACCGGCCACTCGGCTGTTGTAGAGGATGTGGCCTGGCACCTGCTGCATGAGTCCTTGTTTGGATCTGTTGCTGATGATCAGAAACTTATGAT ATGGGACACCAGGTCCAATACCACCTCCAAGCCGAGCCACCTGGTTGATGCGCACACTGCCGAGGTCAATTGCCTGTCCTTCAATCCCTACAGCGAGTTCATTCTCGCAACTGGCTCTGCGGATAAG actGTAGCTTTATGGGATCTGCGTAATTTAAAATTGAAACTCCATACCTTTGAATCTCATAAagatgaaattttccag GTCCACTGGTCTCCACATAACGAAACCATTCTGGCTTCAAGTGGTACTGATCGCCGCCTGAATGTGTGGGATTTAAG CAAAATTGGAGAAGAACAATCAGCAGAAGATGCAGAAGATGGGCCTCCAGAACTCCTG CAAATACCTCGGTTTAGCCCTAATGGGGACTTTGTGGAGTCCTGGAAATTTTTTCCCCCCCAGCCTTGGGGCAGTGTGtcttgggagagattgaaggatGGCTGA